In one Populus nigra chromosome 12, ddPopNigr1.1, whole genome shotgun sequence genomic region, the following are encoded:
- the LOC133669313 gene encoding acyl carrier protein 1, chloroplastic-like isoform X1, whose product MAASTGSLISMQSRPGMAASRISGLKPVSLSNQGRNTLSFGLRSMPARRLRVSCAQAKPETIDKVCEIVKKQLALSDEIPVTGESKFSTLGADSLDTVEIVMGLEEAFGISVEEESAQSIATVQDAADLIEKLVEKKD is encoded by the exons ATGGCAGCCTCCACAGGTTCTTTGATCTCCATGCAATCTCGTCCAGGAATG GCTGCATCCAGGATCTCCGGTTTGAAGCCAGTTTCACTTTCAAATCAGGGAAGAAACACCCTGTCTTTTGGGTTGCGGTCTATGCCAGCTCGCCGCCTTCGGGTTTCATGCGCT CAGGCAAAACCTGAAACAATTGATAAGGTGTGTGAAATAGTGAAGAAACAGTTGGCATTATCAGATGAGATCCCTGTTACTGGGGAATCAAAGTTTTCAACACTTGGAGCAGATTCTCTTGATACG GTTGAGATTGTGATGGGACTTGAGGAGGCATTTGGTATCAGCGTTGAAGAGGAGAGTGCCCAAAGCATCGCAACAGTTCAGGATGCTGCTGATCTTATTGAGAAGCTCGTTGAGAAGAAAGATTAG
- the LOC133669313 gene encoding acyl carrier protein 1, chloroplastic-like isoform X2 yields the protein MAASTGSLISMQSRPGMAASRISGLKPVSLSNQGRNTLSFGLRSMPARRLRVSCAAKPETIDKVCEIVKKQLALSDEIPVTGESKFSTLGADSLDTVEIVMGLEEAFGISVEEESAQSIATVQDAADLIEKLVEKKD from the exons ATGGCAGCCTCCACAGGTTCTTTGATCTCCATGCAATCTCGTCCAGGAATG GCTGCATCCAGGATCTCCGGTTTGAAGCCAGTTTCACTTTCAAATCAGGGAAGAAACACCCTGTCTTTTGGGTTGCGGTCTATGCCAGCTCGCCGCCTTCGGGTTTCATGCGCT GCAAAACCTGAAACAATTGATAAGGTGTGTGAAATAGTGAAGAAACAGTTGGCATTATCAGATGAGATCCCTGTTACTGGGGAATCAAAGTTTTCAACACTTGGAGCAGATTCTCTTGATACG GTTGAGATTGTGATGGGACTTGAGGAGGCATTTGGTATCAGCGTTGAAGAGGAGAGTGCCCAAAGCATCGCAACAGTTCAGGATGCTGCTGATCTTATTGAGAAGCTCGTTGAGAAGAAAGATTAG
- the LOC133669583 gene encoding cytochrome P450 93B2-like encodes MIFELIIAGFAILLLTVFILTNKGHGSLPPGPRPLPIIGHLHLLQPLIHRSFRDLCSCYGPIIYLRLGSVPCVVASTPELARELLKTNDLAFSSRKHSLAIDHLTYSSSFAFAPYGPYWRFIKKLSTFEFLGNRALNQFLPVRRKELRQFIGVLHDKSKVCESVNVTEELLNLSSNIISQIILSLRCSGTDNEAEGVRTLVREVTQIFGEFNVSDFIWFCRNLDFQGYRKKFEDVHRRYDALLENIITNREIERKKSGGEYKVKDLLDMMLDALEDKSSEVELTREHIKALVLDFITAATDTTAAATEWALAELINNPKVLEKARQEIDTVVGNKRLVEESDSPNLPYIQAIIKETFRLHPPIPMIARKSIQESKINGYTIPKNTLLFVNIWSIGRDSMYWKNPLEFEPERFLKSEGDMVQSTASMDMKGQHYELLPFGTGRRSCPGIALALLELPVSLAAMIQCFEWKVADPHGVKIKGNALVDMTERPGLTAPRLHDLVCAPVPRPALDSFQP; translated from the exons ATGATTTTTGAGCTTATAATAGCTGGTTTTGCCATTCTTCTGCTTACAGTCTTCATCCTAACCAATAAAGGGCATGGCTCCCTTCCTCCTGGTCCAAGGCCTTTACCAATCATTGGTCATCTCCATCTTCTTCAACCCCTAATTCACCGTTCTTTTCGTGATTTATGTTCTTGTTATGGTCCCATAATCTATCTCCGCCTTGGTTCTGTCCCCTGTGTTGTGGCTTCCACACCAGAACTCGCTAGAGAACTCCTCAAGACAAACGACCTCGCCTTCTCTTCCCGCAAGCATTCTTTAGCCATTGATCACCTTACCTATAGCTCTTCTTTTGCCTTTGCACCCTATGGACcttattggagattcatcaaaAAGTTGAGCACGTTCGAGTTCTTGGGTAACCGGGCACTTAACCAATTTCTCCCTGTCCGAAGAAAGGAACTGCGCCAATTCATTGGGGTTCTACACGACAAGTCTAAAGTTTGTGAGAGTGTTAATGTCACTGAAGAGTTGCTAAATTTATCAAGCAACATAATCTCACAAATTATATTGAGTCTGAGGTGTTCAGGGACTGACAACGAGGCTGAAGGTGTTAGAACTTTGGTGCGTGAGGTGACACAAATCTTTGGAGAGTTTAATGTCTCCGACTTCATTTGGTTTTGCAGGAACTTGGACTTTCAGGGGTATAGAAAGAAATTTGAGGATGTCCATAGAAGGTATGATGCATTGTTGGAGAATATTATCACAAACCGCgagatagaaagaaagaaaagtggaGGAGAATACAAGGTTAAAGATCTTTTGGACATGATGCTTGATGCATTGGAAGACAAAAGTTCTGAGGTAGAGCTAACTAGAGAGCATATTAAAGCCTTGGTTTTG GATTTCATAACAGCTGCAACGGACACAACGGCAGCTGCAACTGAATGGGCACTAGCAGAGCTCATAAACAATCCAAAGGTACTCGAGAAGGCACGGCAGGAGATTGATACAGTCGTCGGAAACAAGAGGCTAGTAGAAGAATCAGACTCTCCAAATCTTCCTTATATCCAGGCCATCATCAAGGAAACTTTTAGGCTTCACCCACCAATTCCaatgattgcaagaaaatcaattcaagaaAGCAAGATCAATGGATACACAATCCCCAAAAACACATTGTTATTTGTGAACATTTGGTCTATTGGAAGAGACTCCATGTACTGGAAAAACCCATTAGAATTTGAACCTGAACGGTTTCTAAAATCTGAAGGGGACATGGTTCAATCCACTGCCTCGATGGACATGAAAGGGCAACATTATGAGCTGTTGCCTTTTGGTACTGGAAGAAGAAGCTGCCCTGGCATTGCTTTGGCTTTGCTGGAACTACCTGTAAGTTTGGCAGCCATGATCCAATGTTTCGAGTGGAAAGTGGCTGATCCACATGGAGTGAAAATCAAGGGCAATGCTCTTGTTGATATGACCGAAAGGCCTGGCTTAACAGCTCCAAGGCTCCATGACCTTGTGTGCGCACCGGTACCACGTCCAGCACTCGATAGCTTCCAACCATAA
- the LOC133670051 gene encoding vesicle-associated protein 1-2 isoform X1, with translation MTQLLEILPKELKFIFEVKKQSSCSIRLTNNTFHDVAFKVKTTSPQKYCVRPNVGIVYPKSTFEFIVTMQAQKVAPLDMVCKDKFLIQSAIVPVGTTEKDITPSMFAKDNGNHVEEVKMRVALISPPESPVLSPINGVLKQGPFFEPSVLKDPVQNRVEILTPPETHQIAKSSEFKMTNGHELNTANDVELKPNKDGIHDQELKPRKDGIHDQELKPKKDGIHQESKLSNETVWLPNIDVVVEKELKLEQDEELKQDKDASNNEHSKLADDMESPSLKNEEVITVNAVQELKLARDIEEMKSKLDVLELKLNEAEATISKLTEEKRQGNQEQKILQEELDVLRSRTSVKRVYVGFPLLFVLMTAFISIMLGYLLHR, from the exons ATGACACAGCTTTTGGAAATCCTGCCCAAGGAACTCAAATTTATTT TTGAAGTGAAGAAGCAAAGCTCATGCTCAATACGGCTTACCAATAACACCTTCCACGATGTTGCGTTCAAG GTTAAAACAACTTCACCTCAGAAGTACTGCGTGCGACCAAATGTTGGCATTGTCTATCCAAAATCAACTTTTGAATTTATTG TCACAATGCAAGCTCAAAAGGTGGCTCCTCTTGATATGGTGTGCAAAGACAAGTTCTTAATCCAAAGCGCAATTGTTCCTGTTGGAACAACTGAGAAGGATATCACACCTAGTATG TTTGCCAAAGATAATGGCAACCATGTTGAAGAGGTCAAGATGAGAGTGGCCCTCATCAGCCCACCTGAATCACCCGTATTGTCACCAATTAATGGAGTGCTTAAGCAGGGGCCCTTTTTTGAACCTTCTGTGCTGAAAGATCCTGTGCAGAATAGAGTTGAAATTCTCACTCCACCAGAAACG CATCAGATTGCCAAGAGTTCAGAATTCAAAATGACCAATGGCCATGAACTCAATACAGCTAATGATGTAGAGTTGAAGCCAAACAAGGATGGGATTCATGATCAAGAGTTAAAGCCAAGGAAGGATGGTATTCATGATCAAGAGTTGAAGCCAAAGAAGGATGGGATTCATCAAGAGTCTAAGCTGTCAAATGAGACGGTTTGGCTACCAAATATTGATGTTGTCGTTGAGAAGGAGTTGAAGCTGGAACAGGACGAAGAGTTGAAGCAAGACAAGGATGCCAGTAACAATGAGCACTCTAAGCTAGCGGATGATATGGAGTCCCCTTCTCTGAAGAATGAGGAAGTCATAACAGTGAATGCTGTGCAGGAACTGAAGTTGGCCCGTGATATTGAGGAGATGAAATCAAAATTGGATGTACTTGAATTAAAGCTAAACGAG GCCGAGGCTACTATTTCAAAGTTAACAGAGGAGAAGAGACAAGGCAATCAAGAACAGAAAATCTTGCAAGAAGAACTA GATGTATTGAGAAGTCGGACAAGCGTAAAAAGAGTGTACGTGGGATTCCCGCTTCTATTTGTTCTTATGACTGCGTTCATCAGTATCATGCTTGGATACCTTTTACACCGTTGA
- the LOC133670051 gene encoding vesicle-associated protein 1-2 isoform X2 produces the protein MTQLLEILPKELKFIFEVKKQSSCSIRLTNNTFHDVAFKVKTTSPQKYCVRPNVGIVYPKSTFEFIVTMQAQKVAPLDMVCKDKFLIQSAIVPVGTTEKDITPSMFAKDNGNHVEEVKMRVALISPPESPVLSPINGVLKQGPFFEPSVLKDPVQNRVEILTPPETIAKSSEFKMTNGHELNTANDVELKPNKDGIHDQELKPRKDGIHDQELKPKKDGIHQESKLSNETVWLPNIDVVVEKELKLEQDEELKQDKDASNNEHSKLADDMESPSLKNEEVITVNAVQELKLARDIEEMKSKLDVLELKLNEAEATISKLTEEKRQGNQEQKILQEELDVLRSRTSVKRVYVGFPLLFVLMTAFISIMLGYLLHR, from the exons ATGACACAGCTTTTGGAAATCCTGCCCAAGGAACTCAAATTTATTT TTGAAGTGAAGAAGCAAAGCTCATGCTCAATACGGCTTACCAATAACACCTTCCACGATGTTGCGTTCAAG GTTAAAACAACTTCACCTCAGAAGTACTGCGTGCGACCAAATGTTGGCATTGTCTATCCAAAATCAACTTTTGAATTTATTG TCACAATGCAAGCTCAAAAGGTGGCTCCTCTTGATATGGTGTGCAAAGACAAGTTCTTAATCCAAAGCGCAATTGTTCCTGTTGGAACAACTGAGAAGGATATCACACCTAGTATG TTTGCCAAAGATAATGGCAACCATGTTGAAGAGGTCAAGATGAGAGTGGCCCTCATCAGCCCACCTGAATCACCCGTATTGTCACCAATTAATGGAGTGCTTAAGCAGGGGCCCTTTTTTGAACCTTCTGTGCTGAAAGATCCTGTGCAGAATAGAGTTGAAATTCTCACTCCACCAGAAACG ATTGCCAAGAGTTCAGAATTCAAAATGACCAATGGCCATGAACTCAATACAGCTAATGATGTAGAGTTGAAGCCAAACAAGGATGGGATTCATGATCAAGAGTTAAAGCCAAGGAAGGATGGTATTCATGATCAAGAGTTGAAGCCAAAGAAGGATGGGATTCATCAAGAGTCTAAGCTGTCAAATGAGACGGTTTGGCTACCAAATATTGATGTTGTCGTTGAGAAGGAGTTGAAGCTGGAACAGGACGAAGAGTTGAAGCAAGACAAGGATGCCAGTAACAATGAGCACTCTAAGCTAGCGGATGATATGGAGTCCCCTTCTCTGAAGAATGAGGAAGTCATAACAGTGAATGCTGTGCAGGAACTGAAGTTGGCCCGTGATATTGAGGAGATGAAATCAAAATTGGATGTACTTGAATTAAAGCTAAACGAG GCCGAGGCTACTATTTCAAAGTTAACAGAGGAGAAGAGACAAGGCAATCAAGAACAGAAAATCTTGCAAGAAGAACTA GATGTATTGAGAAGTCGGACAAGCGTAAAAAGAGTGTACGTGGGATTCCCGCTTCTATTTGTTCTTATGACTGCGTTCATCAGTATCATGCTTGGATACCTTTTACACCGTTGA
- the LOC133669870 gene encoding putative wall-associated receptor kinase-like 16, producing the protein MKDRKPEDEAVLEKNKRRLMEKTTHLLGGRSSDPSCFLFSKEELKEATNNYDSKQVFLDDGNFRFIISKQMNGHNALKLVGVCLDTEIPILVFESFKSSGTLGDRMGNRTPGFEPLPWKHRVNIAFHLACSIAYFRLQLPRFVVHGGLKPSSILLDEHNVPVLTDFSSSKIISHKEGHDQKNDVYSIGLLILALLTGKEVCDSPPIEKSSKAYYLVDHVKECVTSERLKEIMLDPIVVVGRPLTTEKAKELRDFRLLALECTRDHLLERPRIGDVLNRLGDIELAALNNKHC; encoded by the exons ATGAAGGATCGTAAACCAGAAGATGAGGCTGTGCtcgagaaaaacaaaagaagattgATGGAGAAGACAACCCATTTGCTTGGCGGCAGAAGTAGTGATCCAAGCTGCTTCTTATTCTCCAAGGAAGAACTCAAAGAGGCAACAAATAACTACGACTCAAAGCAAGTTTTTCTGGATGATGGAAACTTTAGATT TATAATTTCCAAACAAATGAATGGCCACAATGCACTCAAGTTGGTAGGAGTTTGCCTGGACACTGAAATTCCTATACTGGTTTTTGAATCCTTCAAGTCCAGTGGAACTCTTGGTGATCGCATGGGCAATAGAACACCAGGTTTTGAGCCTCTTCCCTGGAAACATAGGGTGAATATTGCATTTCATTTAGCTTGCTCGATTGCGTACTTCCGCCTTCAACTCCCTCGATTCGTTGTTCATGGCGGTCTTAAACCCTCAAGTATCTTGCTAGACGAACACAATGTTCCGGTGCTGACTGACTTCTCATCATCAAAAATTATATCCCACAAAGAAGGTCATGATCAGAAGAATGATGTTTATAGCATTGGTCTACTGATCCTTGCACTTCTGACCGGAAAAGAAGTATGTGATTCTCCTCCGATTGAAAAGTCTAGCAAGGCATACTATTTAGTGGATCATGTGAAGGAATGTGTAACGAGTGAGAGGCTTAAAGAGATCATGCTTGACCCCATAGTTGTGGTTGGTAGACCACTTACAACTGAGAAAGCAAAAGAATTGAGAGATTTTAGACTGCTTGCTCTTGAATGCACTCGTGACCACCTCCTGGAAAGGCCAAGAATCGGCGATGTGCTAAACCGACTCGGAGATATTGAACTTGCAGCACTGAATAATAAACATTGCTAG
- the LOC133669993 gene encoding sodium/hydrogen exchanger 1-like — MEAYMSSIGSKLQMLYTSDHASVVSMNLFVALLCACIVIGHLLEETRWMNESITALIIGVGTGIVILLISGGKSSRLLVFSEDLFFIYLLPPIIFNAGFQVKKKHFFRNFMTIMLFGAVGTLICCAIISIGAMQIFEKMDIGPLDIGDYLAIGAIFAATDSVCTLQVLSQDDTPLLYSLVFGEGVVNDATSVVLFNAIQSFDLTNINAVIAWDFVRNFLYLFLTSTMLGVLTGLVSAYIIKKLYFGRHSTDREVALMILMAYLSYMLAELFYLSGILTVFFCGIVMSHYTWHNVTESSRITTKHAFATLSFVAEIFIFLYVGMDALDIEKWRFVSDSPGTSVAVSSILLGLVMVGRAAFVFPLSFVSNLSKKSPNEKIGFRQQFIIWWAGLMRGAVSMALAYNKFTSAGHTNLRANAIMITSTITVVLFSTVVFGLMTKPLISILLPHPKYQSRSLSFSSDPATPKSVTVPLLGEGQDSLDDLGGRDIPRPSSLRALLTTPTHTVHYYWRKFDDAFMRPMFGGRGFVPFVPGSPTERNPPQNQWH; from the exons ATGGAAGCTTATATGAGTTCGATTGGCTCGAAACTGCAAATGTTGTACACATCTGATCATGCCTCTGTGGTCTCTATGAACTTGTTTGTTGCGCTTCTTTGCGCTTGTATTGTAATTGGTCATCTTCTAGAGGAGACTCGGTGGATGAACGAGTCAATCACTGCTCTTATAATT GGTGTTGGTACAGGGATTGTTATCTTGCTGATCAGTGGAGGAAAAAGCTCACGACTTTTAGTCTTTAGCGAGgatcttttctttatatatcttCTCCCGCCTATCATATTTAATGCTGG GTTTCAGGTGAAAAAGAAGCATTTCTTCCGTAATTTCATGACAATTATGCTATTTGGTGCTGTTGGTACATTAATATGCTGTGCGATCATATCAATAG GAGCTATgcaaatatttgagaaaatggATATCGGTCCACTAGATATAGGGGATTATCTAG CAATTGGTGCCATATTCGCTGCAACGGATTCTGTTTGCACATTGCAG GTGCTTAGTCAGGACGATACACCTTTGCTCTATAGTCTGGTTTTCGGGGAGGGTGTCGTAAATGATGCTACATCAGTGGTGCTTTTCAATGCAATCCAGAGCTTTGATCTTACTAATATCAATGCTGTAATTGCCTGGGATTTTGTTCGCAActtcctttatttatttcttacaaGCACTATGCTGGGCGTGCTA ACTGGGCTAGTTAGCGCCTACATCATCAAAAAGCTATATTTTGGCAG GCACTCAACAGATCGTGAGGTTGCTCTTATGATACTCATGGCATACCTTTCATACATGCTAGCTGAA CTGTTCTATTTGAGTGGCATTCTCACTGTATTTTTCTGTGGGATTGTGATGTCTCATTACACCTGGCATAATGTGACTGAGAGTTCAAGAATCACTACCAA GCATGCTTTCGCAACCTTGTCATTTGTTGCCGAGATTTTTATCTTCCTTTATGTTGGTATGGATGCCTTGGACATTGAGAAGTGGAGATTCGTTAGTGATAG CCCCGGGACTTCTGTTGCTGTGAGCTCGATACTACTAGGTCTCGTTATGGTTGGAAGAGCAGCATTTGTTTTCCCCTTATCCTTTGTGTCCAACTTATCTAAGAAATCACCTAATGAGAAGATTGGCTTCAGGCAGCAA TTTATAATATGGTGGGCTGGTCTGATGAGAGGCGCTGTGTCAATGGCACTTGCATACAATAAG TTCACAAGTGCTGGGCACACCAACCTAAGAGCAAATGCTATAATGATCACCAGCACCATTACTGTTGTTCTTTTCAGCACAGTG GTGTTTGGTTTGATGACTAAACCTCTTATAAGTATTTTGCTGCCTCATCCAAAGTACCAATCAAGAAGCTTATCATTTTCATCAGATCCAGCTACTCCAAAATCAGTTACAGTGCCACTTCTTGGAGAGGGGCAGGACTCCTTAGATGATCTAGGTGGCCGTGACATTCCCCGTCCAAGCAGCTTACGTGCACTCTTAACCACTCCAACACACACTGTTCATTACTACTGGCGCAAATTTGATGATGCCTTCATGCGCCCTATGTTTGGTGGCCGGGGTTTTGTTCCCTTTGTTCCTGGCTCACCGACAGAGCGGAATCCTCCTCAGAATCAATGGCATTGA